The Opitutaceae bacterium genome has a window encoding:
- a CDS encoding TonB-dependent receptor plug domain-containing protein: MSHPRVAFRLAVAFITAPWIAGSISAQTPEPASASEDPVIELSPFTVTSDDDRGYAPGSTLMGSRTKTSLRDVANPLDIFTKDLIQDLAITDIQGLTEFASGVSPNSGGTFNGDGQEREIWSYNQMVIRGFKVSRAATRNFVDFNGVVFFDSYNSDRVEFSKGPNSILFGAGEAGGTVNSATKVANVQRNAGNVQLRVDNEGSVRGTLDYNHVFLKDRFAVRLSALKQNMGFDRGPSYDRAEALHLTTSYKILPETTLTLAHEYFDSHRASPKGVIPQDNYTPYHLAGSQRVTGVSGSNVFINGSTTPVSAASVGLRTQNNTLGIMVLDNGTLRNIAGTATGSNRTVNGESTVDIRAEEIGYPHNRVIGGANGFNFTRYKITEANLSHKVIENLYADLSWTYMASNTRQGHSVSNSLMVDPNDFGENKNFGKYYVEYRPFWIQRDFNILNLRGTLSYDLNLARKNRWLGNHRIAGMLERNNRLEVWDNGRLTLISTPAGPVNPNNYGDKLRNGGLAVFVRDYLDFDNGDYSLSDISSMMWTEGITQNGYVARFVPRDSYAYLKKRTIQNTKMGVLQSRWMDRLVTTFGWRDDRRKTLEAPIIADPVTGLYRPETLVQGAVANSAGIYRAADAVFTAPAKEVGGISRNYGAVGHITKWLSLSYSYATNFSPAAESKGIDDQFLPPSMGKGRDYGVRFHFLDDRIMLNIIRFKTSEEGTAINGGSYNSPQADLYAVEGILVDRGIVQARRIGSGAFTTADTTSKGYEVNLIANPNEHWNFRVAASETIARLTNLAPDVSAFYEQYRASYSSLDPTLTSNSGITPLGTYLANIDNNYALMRARENAQNFPSSRYSVRFTGKYSFGRNHRLKGFSVGANYRWNSAPVIGYYRTTNEKGSPFFDVSRPAEGDAENIFDLFFIYNMKVSQRYSLRFQLNVNNVFGDDEPVPVRQINDRDAGDFKWVTTRYRPATPQSVVFSTTLGF, translated from the coding sequence ATGAGTCATCCCCGCGTTGCCTTTCGGCTGGCTGTTGCCTTTATCACTGCCCCATGGATTGCCGGATCCATTTCAGCACAAACTCCAGAACCTGCGTCCGCTAGCGAAGACCCCGTCATCGAGCTCAGTCCCTTCACCGTGACATCCGATGATGACAGGGGATATGCTCCTGGTTCGACGCTCATGGGCAGCCGCACGAAAACCTCGCTGCGTGACGTAGCCAATCCATTGGATATCTTCACCAAGGATCTTATCCAGGACCTCGCGATTACTGACATCCAGGGACTGACCGAGTTCGCGAGTGGCGTCTCACCGAATTCGGGCGGCACTTTCAATGGCGATGGCCAGGAGAGGGAAATCTGGAGCTACAATCAGATGGTGATACGCGGCTTCAAGGTGAGCCGCGCCGCCACGCGCAACTTTGTCGATTTCAACGGAGTCGTCTTCTTCGACTCCTACAATTCTGATAGAGTTGAGTTCTCGAAAGGCCCGAACTCGATTCTCTTCGGCGCAGGCGAGGCGGGTGGAACGGTCAACTCCGCCACCAAGGTGGCTAACGTGCAGCGGAATGCGGGCAACGTGCAGTTGCGAGTCGACAACGAAGGCTCAGTGCGCGGCACGTTGGATTACAACCACGTGTTCTTGAAGGACAGGTTTGCGGTGCGTCTCAGTGCCCTCAAGCAGAACATGGGCTTTGATCGGGGCCCTTCGTACGACCGCGCTGAAGCCCTGCACCTGACCACCAGTTACAAGATTCTGCCTGAAACCACCCTCACGCTTGCGCACGAGTATTTTGACTCTCACCGCGCGTCACCGAAGGGAGTAATCCCGCAGGACAATTACACGCCATACCACCTCGCTGGCAGCCAGAGGGTAACGGGCGTCTCGGGCTCCAACGTGTTCATCAACGGGAGTACGACCCCTGTATCGGCGGCTTCAGTGGGACTCAGAACCCAGAACAACACGCTTGGCATCATGGTCCTCGACAACGGCACGCTCCGGAACATTGCGGGCACCGCGACCGGGTCCAACCGGACTGTGAATGGTGAAAGTACCGTTGATATTCGCGCAGAGGAGATTGGTTACCCCCACAACCGTGTGATTGGCGGGGCAAATGGATTTAATTTCACCCGTTACAAGATTACGGAGGCGAATCTCAGCCATAAAGTCATCGAGAATCTGTACGCCGATCTCTCTTGGACTTACATGGCGTCGAACACCCGGCAAGGTCACTCCGTGTCGAATTCGCTCATGGTCGATCCCAACGATTTCGGCGAGAATAAGAACTTCGGGAAATATTATGTGGAGTATCGGCCATTCTGGATTCAACGCGATTTCAACATCTTGAACCTGCGAGGCACCCTTTCCTATGATTTGAATCTCGCCCGTAAGAACCGCTGGCTTGGCAATCATCGCATCGCCGGAATGCTTGAGCGCAACAATCGCCTCGAGGTCTGGGACAACGGACGCCTGACCCTGATTTCCACCCCGGCGGGTCCGGTCAACCCCAACAACTACGGTGATAAACTGAGGAACGGCGGACTGGCGGTGTTCGTGCGCGACTACCTCGATTTCGACAATGGAGATTATTCGCTGAGCGACATCAGCTCAATGATGTGGACAGAGGGCATCACGCAGAATGGATATGTCGCGAGATTTGTTCCGCGCGACTCATATGCCTACCTAAAGAAACGTACGATCCAGAACACGAAGATGGGCGTGTTGCAAAGCCGTTGGATGGACCGTCTCGTGACGACGTTCGGTTGGCGCGACGACCGTCGTAAAACCCTTGAGGCACCGATCATCGCGGATCCTGTGACGGGCTTATACCGGCCGGAGACGCTCGTGCAGGGCGCAGTTGCGAACAGTGCGGGAATTTACCGGGCAGCAGATGCGGTGTTCACCGCGCCTGCGAAGGAAGTCGGCGGAATCTCGCGTAATTACGGGGCGGTGGGACACATCACCAAGTGGCTCAGCCTGTCTTACAGCTATGCGACAAACTTTTCGCCCGCGGCCGAGAGCAAGGGAATTGATGACCAGTTTCTTCCGCCCTCGATGGGCAAGGGCCGCGACTATGGCGTGCGCTTTCATTTCCTCGACGACCGGATCATGCTCAACATCATCCGCTTCAAGACCTCCGAGGAAGGCACCGCAATCAACGGCGGTTCCTACAACTCTCCCCAGGCAGACCTCTATGCAGTCGAAGGCATTCTTGTCGACCGGGGAATTGTTCAAGCCCGGCGGATCGGCAGTGGGGCCTTTACCACGGCTGACACCACATCGAAGGGCTATGAGGTGAACCTGATTGCGAATCCCAACGAGCACTGGAACTTCCGTGTGGCGGCTTCGGAAACGATCGCGCGGCTGACCAATCTCGCTCCGGATGTGTCGGCATTCTATGAACAATACCGTGCCTCTTACAGCAGCCTCGACCCGACGTTGACGTCGAACAGTGGCATCACCCCACTCGGCACTTACCTTGCGAATATCGATAATAATTACGCCTTGATGCGCGCGAGAGAGAATGCACAAAACTTCCCCTCAAGCCGCTATTCCGTCCGCTTCACGGGGAAATATAGCTTTGGTCGCAATCACAGGCTCAAGGGCTTCAGCGTAGGCGCCAATTATCGTTGGAACAGCGCACCGGTTATCGGCTATTACCGCACTACAAATGAAAAGGGATCTCCGTTCTTCGATGTGAGCAGGCCCGCCGAGGGTGATGCCGAGAACATTTTTGACCTGTTCTTCATCTACAACATGAAGGTCTCGCAAAGGTACAGCCTTCGGTTTCAGCTGAATGTCAATAATGTCTTCGGCGATGACGAACCGGTTCCTGTGCGCCAGATCAACGACCGTGATGCGGGCGACTTCAAATGGGTGACCACTCGCTATCGCCCGGCAACGCCGCAATCCGTTGTTTTCAGCACCACTTTGGGGTTCTAG